A genomic stretch from Anopheles nili chromosome X, idAnoNiliSN_F5_01, whole genome shotgun sequence includes:
- the LOC128728674 gene encoding cholesterol 7-desaturase nvd: MEQLGSMMEHRLKALASWMAYAGNGTFEGFLGGPGVALLPAWSWPGGFWFGVITLALGYGLYLLYYPVFVWKRDLTDIGYNNVLDAAGIGKRDRRRVEAINRARRLRRAGDRLPPPYPNGWFSVLESESLARGEARSVDCLGQNLVVFRTASGEVSVLDAYCPHLGANLGVGGIVRGDCIECPFHHWSFSGRDGQCTNVPYSKTGTVPRVAKLRKWRSLEVNGFIFVWHHTDEGVEPWPVNVVPEIEDGRWVYYGKNEFLVNCHIQDVPENGADVAHLAAVHGPNMLSGSDIRYSRAAWADFGMHSWLASWKAPEEGEPAHIAKMDLVHSFRIFNKLEVGRIDVRALQIGPGYVQLLMNTGMGPFVVLQSVTPVEPLVQKVIHRFYAPRNLWNAIFQKFAIWAESVMFERDVMIWNHKQFIDNPLLIKEDRLIKSYRKWYSQFYGENSVSFAMAKEKLDW; this comes from the exons GGGAATGGTACGTTCGAGGGCTTCCTTGGAGGACCTGGAGTCGCGCTCCTGCCCGCGTGGTCCTGGCCCGGCGGGTTCTGGTTCGGTGTGATCACGCTCGCCCTTGGATACGGTCTGTACCTACTCTACTACCCTGTGTTCGTCTGGAAGCGG GACCTCACCGACATCGGGTACAACAACGTGCTGGACGCGGCAGGGATTGGGAAGCGCGATCGTCGCCGTGTGGAGGCGATCAACCGTGCTAGACGGCTGCGTAGGGCCGGAGATCGTTTGCCTCCACCGTACCCGAATGGGTGGTTCTCGGTGCTGGAATCGGAGTCCCTGGCACGCGGAGAAGCACGCAGTGTGGACTGCCTCGGGCAGAACCTGGTCGTGTTCCGGACGGCGTCTGGCGAGGTGAGTGTCCTGGATGCGTACTGTCCACATCTTGGGGCGAATCTAGGTGTTGGAGGTATCGTCCGCGGTGACTGCATCGAGTGCCCGTTCCATCACTGGTCGTTCAGCGGACGAGATGGTCAGTGCACGAATGTCCCGTACAGCAAAACAGGTACCGTACCACGGGTGGCCAAGCTGCGCAAATGGCGCTCACTCGAGGTGAACGGTTTCATCTTTGTGTGGCACCACACGGACGAGGGTGTTGAACCGTGGCCGGTTAACGTTGTGCCGGAGATCGAGGATGGGCGGTGGGTTTACTACGGCAAGAATGAGTTCCTCGTGAACTGTCACATCCAGGATGTGCCGGAGAATGGAGCTGATGTAGCGCATTTGGCCGCCGTTCACGGACCGAACATGCTGTCTGGGAGTGACATACGGTATTCGAGAGCAGCTTGGGCTGATTTTGGCATGCACTCGTGGCTCGCGAG CTGGAAGGCACCGGAGGAGGGCGAACCGGCGCACATCGCCAAGATGGATCTGGTGCATTCGTTCCGGATCTTCAACAAGCTCGAGGTGGGTCGGATTGACGTTCGAGCGCTCCAGATTGGTCCCGGGTACGTTCAGCTGCTCATGAACACCGGTATGGGTCCGTTTGTCGTCCTGCAGTCGGTCACACCGGTCGAACCGCTCGTGCAGAAGGTCATCCATCGGTTCTACGCGCCACGAAACCTCTGGAACGCGATCTTCCAGAAGTTCGCAATCTGGGCGGAAAGCGTCATG TTCGAGCGAGACGTTATGATCTGGAACCACAAGCAGTTCATCGACAATCCGCTGCTCATCAAGGAGGACCGTCTGATCAAGAGCTACCGGAAGTGGTACAGCCAGTTCTACGGCGAGAATAGCGTTAGCTTCGCGATGGCAAAGGAAAAGCTGGATTGGTGA
- the LOC128728700 gene encoding xaa-Pro aminopeptidase ApepP → MKPTGDVLAALRRQMQSLPNNLGSINAYIIPSNDAHQSEYLAARDERRAYVSGFDGSAGTAVVTEQEALLWTDGRYYQQATKQLDTNWTLMRDGLPTTPSIDAWLAKTLQPGSRVGVDANLITAAAWNPLQSSLKTAGCTLLPVTPNLIDLLWKDQPPVPHNPLLPLATTFTGATVAEKLASVREKLAEKRASVLVVSALDEIAWLLNLRGSDIDYNPVFFSYVIVTPDALHLFIDDAQMHPSVEEHFRANGVAVEVQPYGEVQTVLSRLAERPTAPPSPAGGPLVWISSGSSYALAALIPEERRLHDITPINLMKAVKNETEARGLRECHVRDGVALCQYFAWLERCLRDGKQVDEISGAAELERLRSLQAHYKGLSFTTISASGPNGSIIHYHPLPETNRPITDREIYLCDSGAQYLDGTTDVTRTMHFGQPTPEEIRAFTHVLKGQIALGTAVFPRKVKGQFLDTIARKALWDIGLDYGHGTGHGIGHFLNVHEGPMGIGIRLMPNDPGLEENMFLSNEPGYYKDGQFGIRIEDIVQVVTANVGTNFDGRGALTFRTITMCPIQTRLIDASLLTDRERNHLNEYHATVRDTLGPLLRDVNDLDTLAWLERETEPI, encoded by the exons ATGAAACCGACCGGAGATGTGCTGGCCGCATTGCGGAGACAGATGCAAAGTTTGCCGAACAACCTGGGCTCAATCAACGCGTATATTATCCCTTCGAACGACGCGCATCAGAGCGAGTATTTAGCGGCCCGGGACGAACGCCGTGCGTACGTGTCCGGTTTCGACGGTAGCGCTGGAACGGCTGTCGTAACCGAGCAGGAAGCATTGCTATGGACGGATGGCCGGTACTATCAGCAGGCGACTAAGCAGCTCGATACCAACTGGACGTTGATGCGGGATGGCCTACCAACGACGCCATCCATTGACGCATGGCTGGCGAAAACGCTCCAGCCCGGTTCGCGTGTCGGCGTGGATGCGAACCTTATCACGGCCGCAGCCTGGAACCCGCTGCAATCGTCTCTTAAAACGGCCGGATGCACCTTACTCCCGGTCACGCCTAACTTGATCGATCTGTTGTGGAAGGATCAACCACCCGTGCCGCATAACCCACTGCTACCGCTCGCAACCACCTTCACCGGGGCGACCGTAGCCGAGAAGCTGGCCAGCGTACGGGAAAAGCTAGCCGAAAAGCGCGCctcggtgctggtggtgagcGCTCTCGACGAGATCGCTTGGTTGCTGAACCTACGGGGCAGCGACATCGATTACAATCCCGTGTTCTTTTCGTACGTCATCGTGACACCGGATGCGCTCCATCTCTTCATCGATGACGCACAAATGCACCCATCGGTGGAGGAGCATTTTCGTGCGAATGGTGTCGCGGTCGAGGTACAACCGTACGGTGAAGTCCAGACGGTGTTGAGTCGATTGGCTGAACGTCCCACCGCTCCACCATCGCCTGCCGGTGGTCCTTTGGTGTGGATTAGTTCCGGTTCGAGTTACGCGTTGGCCGCCCTCATCCCTGAGGAACGTCGGCTTCACGACATCACACCTATCAACCTCATGAAGGCGGTTAagaacgaaacggaagcacGTGGTCTGCGCGAATGCCACGTGCGTGATGGAGTTGCGTTGTGTCAGTACTTCGCGTGGCTTGAGCGCTGTCTGCGAGATGGCAAGCAGGTGGACGAGATTAGTGGGGCGGCTGAGTTGGAGCGATTGCGGAGTCTGCAGGCGCACTATAAGGGTCTAAGCTTCACCACGATCAGTGCGTCTGGTCCGAATGGGTCAATCATCCACTATCATCCACTGCCGGAGACGAACCGCCCGATTACGGACCGAGAGATCTACCTTTGCGATTCCGGCGCTCAATATCT TGACGGTACCACGGACGTAACACGGACGATGCACTTTGGCCAACCAACACCGGAAGAGATCCGCGCTTTCACGCACGTCCTGAAAGGCCAAATCGCGCTCGGAACGGCCGTGTTCCCGCGCAAGGTAAAGGGACAGTTTCTCGACACGATCGCTCGCAAGGCGCTGTGGGATATCGGGCTTGATTACGGCCATGGGACGGGCCACGGTATCGGTCACTTCCTTAACGTCCACGAAGGCCCGATGGGCATCGGTATCCGGCTAATGCCTAACGATCCTGGACTGGAAGAGAACATGTTCCTCTCTAACG AGCCCGGTTACTACAAGGACGGTCAGTTCGGCATCCGGATTGAGGACATCGTGCAGGTGGTGACGGCGAACGTAGGGACGAACTTTGACGGGCGTGGCGCGCTTACGTTCCGTACGATCACGATGTGCCCGATCCAGACGCGTCTCATCGATGCGAGCTTGCTGACGGATCGCGAACGTAACCATTTGAACGAGTACCACGCGACGGTACGGGACACACTTGGGCCGCTTTTGCGGGATGTTAACGATCTGGACACACTTGCTTGGCTGGAGCGTGAAACTGAACCCATTTAG
- the LOC128728826 gene encoding protein LST8 homolog has product MATDPMNEPILVTGSYDHTIRVWQPFSALCLRNMQHVDSQVNSLDIASKRNLLAASGYQHIRLYDLNSNYPIMDYDAVKKNITRVGFPEDGKWIFTGGEDGKVRIWDMNSQTLICQRIFDCQNPVNAVCLLPNQFELLMAHQGGGIYLWDVKSDQHDHLLPEVECSILDVAVSPNGAYMAAINNKGNCFIWTLSSWSGPPGPERQLTRSEAKLKIPAHEKCALRCKFSPDSSLLVTCSGDSTARVYRTDNWTLFAELRIDRYWMWDVAFNNDSKYLFTASSDNMARLWRIDTKTVEREYAGHLKPVTALAFRDEPVRSTTDTTGTGLSSTH; this is encoded by the exons ATGGCAACGGATCCAATGAACGAACCGATTCTCGTAACCGGCAGCTACGACCACACGATCCGCGTGTGGCAACCATTCTCAGCCCTCTGCCTTCGCAACATGCAGCACGTCGACTCG CAAGTAAACTCGCTGGACATCGCCTCGAAGCGGAATTTGCTGGCCGCCAGCGGATACCAGCACATTCGGCTGTACGACCTCAATTCCAACTACCCGATCATGGACTACGACGCGGTGAAGAAGAACATTACGCGTGTCGGCTTCCCGGAGGATGGTAAGTGGATATTCACCGGTGGGGAGGACGGCAAGGTGCGCATCTGGGACATGAACTCGCAGACGCTGATCTGCCAGCGGATCTTCGACTGCCAGAATCCGGTGAACGCGGTTTGTCTGTTACCGAATCAATTTGAACTGCTAATGGCGCACCAGGGTGGGGGCATCTACTTATGGGACGTAAAGTCGGACCAGCACGATCACCTGCTGCCGGAAGTCGAATGCTCGATTCTGGATGTCGCGGTCAGCCCAAACGGGGCGTATATGGCCGCAATCAACAACAAGGGTAACTGCTTCATCTGGACGCTCTCGAGCTGGAGCGGCCCACCTGGACCAGAGAGACAGCTGACCCGATCCGAGGCGAAACTTAAGATACCGGCGCATGAGAAGTGCGCGTTACGGTGCAAGTTCAGCCCGGATTCGAGCCTGCTGGTGACCTGCTCGGGTGATAGTACAGCTCGGGTTTACCGCACCGACAACTGGACACTGTTCGCCGAGCTGCGCATCGACCGGTACTGGATGTGGGACGTCGCGTTTAATAACGACTCCAAGTACCTTTTCACCG CCTCCTCAGACAATATGGCGCGGTTGTGGCGCATCGACACCAAAACCGTGGAACGGGAGTACGCTGGCCACCTGAAGCCGGTCACCGCGCTTGCCTTTCGGGACGAGCCGGTGAGGAGTACCACCGATACCACCGGCACTGGGCTATCCTCGACTCACTGA
- the LOC128729245 gene encoding dorsal-ventral patterning protein Sog gives MAKFNATLCLLWLSVVMLIGFASRPVTARRHPLLIEDEGARRNRPAECQFGKTIRELHTTWFADLGPPFGVMYCIMCECVPFQKKRRVVGRVQCRNIKNECPKPTCDDPILLPGRCCKTCPGDAQSPDVVQDLPQATMPEEEERSKHFAALLTGRTSSLLKKDDMSAMYSTLNPQNVIATGRFSFHKKNLYYSFYVSERAARPRSIQFVHANGNILEEHTLTLASEEGRVSAYQNGTGKVCGVWRRVAREYRRLLRDELVSVVLLWGNKHQAELAIAGPIAKYPALAHELFSALLEPGTQPDMMGGAGGTAIVSTSSGVTSSIHLTIVLNGLFAPDDVSDVPLSVRLESLDKRQLILEDVQRVRKPAHDINVLEVSSPVSVADLRLLTRGKLTLTVESRRQPDILRLHGPVRSRVACEVFQTLLTSHGVDARSDASGLAWMYQNKEGALVYHVRTHHLVGLPGASSPILSLVDDSAKRKPELETLTRVFTGEHASGVIDRMGPRILEPLYAGELAIQVANDQNLTMLHGKFVTRQVADARDSAAPVLLRRTADLQPLTHATGLAWMAVDNECSLHYDVSLAGIPSAFHPLELYLEELPLEAPNAPVSRRLLEEFSGNQLEGFQLGLPPRELAKLETSVIYLEVRSNSTSDPLLRARLRAATRVPSHCTGGLDNEVPQDPFAANDLHPIAPSETKCFHSGRFYDEGETWRSAVEACTMCSCDHQQYRCEKIKCPPLRCRKEDIVHKKGDCCPTCSAPKTPHGNSLPAIAPVTTVSSSSSGPQRGCQLGEEFYEAGSTWHPYLHPSGYETCTICTCEVFSLQVKCARAQCPPLPCSERVAYRPDKKACCKVCPQVKEPKIPKKTAVPRPDVQYDEAGTSVNTTPSPQAILAAGGCRYEENIYENGQEYHPILATHGEEKCIKCRCKDGQLNCNRKRCNRAMCNRQNAKRPGQQQPMQQPADECCQCRPARHHRKRQQQQQQQQQHHPQQQQASVKS, from the exons AGTGCCAGTTTGGGAAGACCATCCGCGAGCTGCATACGACCTGGTTCGCCGATTTGGGCCCCCCATTCGGTGTGATGTACTGCATCATGTGTGAATGCGTCCCG TTCCAAAAGAAACGCCGCGTGGTAGGTCGCGTCCAGTGTCGCAACATCAAGAACGAGTGCCCGAAACCGACCTGCGACGATCCGATCCTGCTGCCGGGAAGATGCTGCAAGACCTGTCCGGGAGATGCCCAAA GTCCTGACGTGGTGCAAGATCTTCCCCAGGCGACGATGCCCGAGGAGGAGGAACGCAGCAAAC ACTTCGCAGCCCTGCTGACTGGACGTACCTCGTCACTTCTGAAGAAGGACGACATGAGCGCGATGTACTCGACACTCAACCCACAGAACGTGATCGCGACCGGGCGGTTCTCCTTCCACAAGAAGAACCTCTACTACAGCTTCTACGTGTCAGAACGCGCGGCTCGCCCACGCTCGATCCAGTTCGTGCACGCAAATGGCAACATCCTGGAGGAGCACACGCTAACGCTGGCATCGGAAGAAGGACGTGTCAGTGCGTACCAAAATGGCACCGGTAAGGTGTGTGGCGTATGGCGTCGAGTTGCCCGCGAGTACCGCAGGTTGTTGCGCGATGAGCTGGTCAGTGTGGTGTTGCTATGGGGTAACAAACATCAGGCGGAGTTGGCGATAGCAGGTCCGATCGCAAAGTACCCAGCGTTAGCACACGAGCTGTTCAGTGCGCTGCTGGAACCAGGCACCCAACCTGACATGATGGGTGGAGCAGGTGGTACAGCGATCGTGTCAACGAGCAGTGGCGTAACCTCCTCGATTCATCTGACGATCGTGCTGAACGGACTGTTCGCACCGGACGATGTGAGTGACGTGCCGCTGAGCGTGCGGCTCGAGTCACTCGACAAACGTCAGCTAATTTTGGAGGATGTCCAGCGAGTGCGCAAACCGGCCCACGACATTAACGTGCTGGAGGTGTCCTCACCCGTCTCGGTTGCTGATCTGCGGTTGCTGACGCGTGGCAAGCTGACTCTGACGGTGGAGTCGCGCCGACAACCGGATATACTACGTCTGCACGGTCCAGTTAGAAGTAGGGTAGCGTGCGAGGTGTTCCAGACGTTGCTCACCTCACACGGAGTTGACGCGCGTAGTGACGCAAGCGGACTTGCCTGGATGTATCAGAACAAGGAGGGTGCGCTTGTGTATCACGTCCGGACGCACCATCTGGTGGGATTGCCAGGTGCTTCCAGTCCCATCCTCTCACTCGTCGATGACAGCGCCAAGCGGAAGCCGGAACTGGAGACGTTGACACGCGTCTTCACCGGTGAGCATGCGTCAGGTGTGATCGACCGCATGGGTCCACGCATCCTCGAGCCGTTGTACGCCGGTGAGCTGGCGATACAGGTCGCGAATGATCAGAATCTCACGATGCTGCACGGTAAGTTCGTGACCCGTCAGGTGGCGGATGCACGTGACTCTGCTGCACCGGTGTTGCTGCGCCGTACTGCCGACCTCCAGCCTCTAACGCACGCCACGGGTCTCGCTTGGATGGCCGTTGATAACGAGTGTAGCCTGCACTATGATGTGTCGCTTGCCGGCATCCCAAGTGCGTTCCATCCGCTCGAGCTGTACCTTGAGGAACTACCGCTGGAGGCACCGAACGCACCTGTCAGCCGTcggctgctggaggagttctCCGGCAACCAGCTTGAGGGTTTCCAGTTGGGACTTCCACCCAGAGAGCTCGCCAAACTCGAGACCAGTGTCATATATCTCGAGGTGCGCTCGAACAGCACCAGTGATCCACTGTTGCGAGCTCGTCTGCGAGCTGCTACCCGTGTACCAAGCCACTGTACTGGTGGGCTTGATAACGAGGTTCCACAGGATCCGTTCGCCGCCAATGATCTACACCCGATCGCACCTAGCGAGACCAAGTGCTTCCACTCCGGTCGGTTCTACGATGAGGGTGAAACGTGGCGCAGCGCAGTTGAAGCCTGCACGATGTGCTCCTGTGATCACCAGCAGTACCGGTGCGAGAAGATCAAGTGTCCACCGCTACGTTGCCGCAAGGAGGACATCGTACACAAAAAGGGTGACTGCTGTCCAACCTGCTCCG CACCTAAGACGCCCCACGGTAACAGCCTGCCAGCGATCGCACCGGTGACAaccgtcagcagcagcagttcaggGCCGCAGCGTGGTTGTCAGCTCGGTGAAGAGTTCTACGAGGCGGGCTCCACCTGGCACCCGTACCTACATCCGAGTGGCTATGAGACGTGTACTATCTGCACCTGTGAGGTGTTCTCGCTGCAGGTGAAGTGCGCACGTGCTCAGTGTCCGCCGCTGCCGTGCAGCGAGCGCGTCGCGTACCGACCAGACAAGAAGGCCTGCTGCAAGGTGTGTCCACAGGTGAAGGAACCGAAGATACCGAAGAAGACCGCCGTACCCCGACCAGACGTGCAGTACGACGAAGCGGGTACCTCAGTGAATACTACGCCTTCACCACAGGCCATCCTAGCCGCCGGCGGCTGCCGTTACGAGGAGAACATCTACGAGAATGGCCAGGAGTACCATCCGATTCTGGCAACACACGGCGAGGAGAAGTGCATCAAGTGCCGCTGCAAG GATGGGCAGCTGAACTGCAACCGGAAGCGATGTAACCGGGCCATGTGCAACCGACAGAACGCGAAGCGTCCTGGCCAACAGCAACCGATGCAGCAGCCTGCCGATGAGTGTTGCCAGTGCAGGCCAGCtcggcaccaccggaagcggcaacagcagcaacagcaacagcagcaacatcatccgcaacagcagcaagcgaGTGTCAAGAGTTGA